The Streptomyces kanamyceticus genome window below encodes:
- the pepN gene encoding aminopeptidase N codes for MPGENLSRDEAQERAALLSVDGYEVFLDLRSAVGESGQEPRTFRSVTTIRFRSAEPGAATFADLIAPAVTAVSLNGKDLDPSEVFDGTRITLEDLAEENELVVDAQCAYSRTGEGMHRFVDPEDGEVYLYTQYEPADSRRVFANFEQPDLKAPYRFAVQAPEGWTAWSNGVGELTDGIWKFAETKPISTYITAVVAGPYHYVTDSYERVLDDGTRLEIPLGAMCRKGLAPHFDADDVFLVTKQGLDFFHDNFDYPYPFGKYDQAFVPEYNLGAMENPGLVTFREEFIFRGKVTTASYERRANVILHEMAHMWFGDLVTMRWWDDLWLKESFADFMGSFSMVEATRFTNGWITFANNRKAWAYRADQLPSTHPVTADIRDLEDAKLNFDGITYAKGASVLKQLVAYVGRDAFLEGARRYFKRHAYGNTVLGDLLSVLEETSGRDMASWSRAWLQTAGVNSLTPQVILNAEGRITELSVLQEAAGSAHQSAPPTGTPELRPHRVAVGLYRRAAGGDLERYARAEVDVEGPRTVVGELAGSEAPELVLVNDDDLTYCKIRFDENSLATLREHLGDITDPLARALCWSALWSLTRDGLMPARDFVSLVLRFAGRESDIGVLQMLHAWTNSALTHYAAPGWREEGGRALAEGALHELRIAGPGSQHQLTWARFFATVASSDADLQLLQGLLDGTAKIDGLDVDQELRWAFLSPLAAHGAADEQVIAAELARDDTASGKRHQVRCLAARPSAAVKAQAWASVVESDALSNALVEATISGFAQSSQRELVAPYVAKYFDAIERVWAERSIQIGMDVVRGLFPHLVSDEATLAAADAWLAAHEASAPALRRLVLEARDDLARALRAQLCDGAAAA; via the coding sequence GTGCCCGGTGAGAATCTGTCCCGCGACGAGGCCCAGGAGAGGGCCGCGCTGCTCTCCGTCGACGGTTACGAGGTCTTCCTCGACCTGCGGTCGGCGGTCGGCGAGAGCGGTCAGGAGCCGCGCACCTTCCGGTCCGTCACCACGATCCGCTTCCGCTCCGCGGAGCCGGGCGCCGCGACCTTCGCCGACCTGATCGCGCCCGCCGTCACCGCGGTCTCGCTCAACGGCAAGGACCTGGACCCCTCCGAGGTCTTCGACGGCACCAGGATCACCCTTGAGGACCTGGCCGAGGAGAACGAACTGGTGGTGGACGCCCAGTGCGCCTACAGCCGCACCGGCGAGGGCATGCACCGCTTCGTCGACCCGGAGGACGGCGAGGTCTACCTCTACACGCAGTACGAGCCCGCCGACTCGCGCCGCGTCTTCGCCAACTTCGAGCAGCCCGACCTGAAGGCGCCCTACCGCTTCGCGGTGCAGGCACCCGAGGGCTGGACCGCGTGGTCCAACGGCGTCGGTGAACTGACCGACGGCATCTGGAAGTTCGCCGAGACCAAGCCCATCTCGACGTACATCACGGCGGTCGTCGCCGGTCCCTACCACTACGTGACCGACTCCTACGAGCGCGTCCTGGACGACGGCACGCGCCTGGAGATCCCGCTCGGCGCGATGTGCCGCAAGGGCCTCGCCCCGCACTTCGACGCCGACGACGTCTTCCTGGTCACCAAGCAGGGCCTGGACTTCTTCCACGACAACTTCGACTACCCCTACCCCTTCGGGAAGTACGACCAGGCGTTCGTGCCGGAGTACAACCTCGGCGCGATGGAGAACCCGGGCCTGGTGACCTTCCGCGAGGAGTTCATCTTCCGCGGCAAGGTGACCACCGCGTCGTACGAGCGCCGGGCCAACGTGATCCTGCACGAGATGGCCCACATGTGGTTCGGCGACCTCGTCACCATGCGCTGGTGGGACGACCTGTGGCTCAAGGAGTCCTTCGCCGACTTCATGGGGTCCTTCTCGATGGTCGAGGCGACCCGCTTCACCAACGGCTGGATCACCTTCGCCAACAACCGCAAGGCGTGGGCCTACCGCGCCGACCAGCTGCCCTCCACGCACCCGGTCACGGCGGACATCCGCGACCTGGAGGACGCCAAGCTCAACTTCGACGGGATCACGTACGCCAAGGGCGCCTCGGTCCTCAAGCAGCTCGTCGCGTACGTGGGCCGGGACGCGTTCCTTGAGGGCGCCCGGCGCTACTTCAAGCGGCACGCGTACGGCAACACCGTCCTCGGCGACCTGCTCTCGGTCCTGGAGGAGACCTCCGGGCGCGACATGGCCTCCTGGTCCAGGGCCTGGCTCCAGACGGCGGGCGTCAACTCCCTCACCCCGCAGGTCATCCTGAACGCGGAGGGCCGGATCACCGAGCTCTCCGTTCTCCAGGAGGCCGCCGGCTCTGCTCATCAGTCGGCTCCGCCGACGGGCACCCCCGAACTGCGGCCGCACCGCGTCGCGGTGGGCCTGTACCGCCGCGCCGCCGGTGGCGACCTCGAGCGGTACGCCCGCGCGGAGGTCGACGTCGAGGGCCCGCGCACGGTGGTGGGCGAGCTGGCCGGCTCGGAGGCCCCCGAGCTGGTCCTGGTCAACGACGACGACCTGACCTACTGCAAGATCCGCTTCGACGAGAACTCGCTCGCCACGCTGCGCGAGCACCTCGGCGACATCACGGATCCGCTGGCCCGCGCCCTGTGCTGGTCCGCGCTGTGGAGCCTCACGCGCGACGGCCTGATGCCCGCGCGGGACTTCGTCTCCCTCGTGCTGCGCTTCGCCGGGCGCGAGAGCGACATCGGCGTCCTGCAGATGCTGCACGCGTGGACCAACTCCGCCCTCACGCACTACGCGGCGCCCGGCTGGCGCGAGGAGGGCGGGCGCGCGCTCGCCGAGGGCGCTCTGCACGAGCTGCGGATCGCCGGTCCCGGCAGCCAGCACCAGCTGACGTGGGCGCGGTTCTTCGCGACCGTGGCGTCCTCCGATGCCGATCTCCAGCTGCTCCAGGGCCTGTTGGACGGCACGGCCAAGATCGACGGCCTGGACGTCGACCAGGAGCTGCGCTGGGCGTTCCTGAGCCCCCTGGCCGCGCACGGCGCCGCCGACGAGCAGGTCATCGCCGCCGAACTGGCCCGTGACGACACGGCGTCGGGCAAGCGGCACCAGGTGCGGTGCCTGGCCGCGCGGCCCTCCGCGGCGGTCAAGGCGCAGGCGTGGGCCTCCGTCGTGGAGTCGGACGCGCTCTCGAACGCGCTGGTCGAGGCGACCATCTCCGGGTTCGCCCAGTCCTCGCAGCGGGAGCTCGTGGCGCCCTACGTCGCCAAGTACTTCGACGCCATCGAGCGGGTCTGGGCCGAGCGGTCCATCCAGATCGGCATGGACGTGGTGCGGGGTCTCTTCCCGCACCTGGTCAGCGACGAGGCGACGCTCGCGGCGGCGGACGCGTGGCTCGCCGCCCACGAGGCGTCGGCACCCGCCCTGCGCCGTCTCGTCCTGGAGGCGCGGGACGATCTGGCGCGGGCGCTGCGGGCGCAGCTCTGCGACGGGGCGGCCGCCGCTTAG
- a CDS encoding serine hydrolase domain-containing protein produces MAVRRSRVLGAAAMVTTAMALAAGALAAPASAAAQGDRHEATRRALDGIVAEGVPGVTAQVRDKYGSWDAASGVGDLKRGTPRGEHDRFRVGSITKTFVATVLLQLQAEGRIDLDDAVGKWLPGVVEGHGHDGDRITVRQLLNHTSGIFDYTTDEDFAKKVFSKEFFKHRYDTWTPERLVKLAMRHKPDFEPGTEWKYSNTNYILAGMIIKKVTGNAYGDEIRRRVINPLHLNATTVPGTRATMPRPSSRAYGKLPLDPEAKVYDVTELNPSMGGSAGEIISDSADLNRFYSALLGGRLLPKAELAEMKTVVPVDGRAGGYGLGISEVQLPCEGMLWGHDGGIHGSSSLALTTPDGRHSMALNINGDWAGDVSPAVTAEFCGSEKKA; encoded by the coding sequence ATGGCAGTGCGAAGGAGCCGTGTGCTGGGGGCGGCGGCGATGGTGACGACGGCGATGGCGCTGGCGGCGGGGGCACTCGCCGCCCCGGCCTCCGCCGCGGCGCAGGGGGACCGGCACGAGGCGACCCGACGGGCGCTGGACGGCATCGTCGCGGAGGGCGTGCCGGGCGTGACCGCGCAGGTGCGCGACAAGTACGGCTCCTGGGACGCCGCTTCGGGCGTCGGGGACCTGAAGAGGGGCACGCCGCGCGGCGAGCACGACCGCTTCCGCGTGGGCAGCATCACCAAGACGTTCGTGGCGACCGTGCTGCTGCAACTCCAGGCGGAGGGGCGGATCGATCTGGACGACGCGGTGGGCAAGTGGCTGCCGGGCGTCGTCGAGGGCCACGGGCACGACGGGGACCGGATCACGGTCCGCCAGCTCCTCAACCACACCAGCGGGATCTTCGACTACACCACCGACGAGGACTTCGCGAAGAAGGTGTTCAGCAAGGAGTTCTTCAAGCACCGCTACGACACCTGGACGCCCGAGCGGTTGGTGAAGCTCGCGATGCGCCACAAGCCGGACTTCGAGCCCGGCACGGAGTGGAAGTACTCCAACACCAACTACATCCTCGCCGGGATGATCATCAAGAAGGTGACGGGGAACGCGTACGGCGACGAGATCAGGCGCCGCGTCATCAACCCCCTCCACCTGAACGCCACGACGGTCCCCGGCACCCGCGCCACCATGCCCCGGCCCAGCTCACGCGCCTACGGCAAGCTCCCCCTGGACCCCGAGGCCAAGGTGTACGACGTGACGGAGCTCAACCCGTCCATGGGGGGCTCCGCGGGCGAGATCATCTCCGACTCCGCCGACCTGAACCGCTTCTACTCGGCGCTCCTCGGCGGCCGCCTGCTGCCCAAGGCGGAGCTCGCCGAGATGAAGACGGTGGTTCCCGTGGACGGGAGGGCCGGTGGCTACGGGCTCGGCATCTCCGAGGTCCAACTGCCCTGCGAGGGGATGCTCTGGGGCCACGACGGAGGCATTCACGGCTCGTCGTCCCTGGCGCTGACGACCCCGGACGGTCGCCACTCGATGGCGCTCAACATCAACGGCGACTGGGCGGGCGACGTAAGCCCCGCGGTGACGGCGGAGTTCTGTGGATCGGAGAAGAAGGCATGA
- a CDS encoding mycothiol-dependent nitroreductase Rv2466c family protein, with product MSENGSKTPVDFWFDPLCPWAWMTSRWMLEVEKVRDVEVRWHVMSLAVLNEDKLDELPEQYAENMRPGGKSWGPVRVAIAARELHGEEVLGKLYTALGTRIHNRGQGVTDESIAGALADVGLPADLIEYARKDTYDAELRASHKEGIDKVGQDVGTPVIAVPGADGEQIAFFGPVVTPAPKGEAAAKLWDGTLLVASTPGFYEIKRTRTAGPDFA from the coding sequence ATGTCCGAGAACGGCAGCAAGACCCCCGTCGACTTCTGGTTCGATCCGCTGTGCCCCTGGGCGTGGATGACCTCGCGCTGGATGCTCGAGGTGGAGAAGGTCCGCGACGTGGAGGTCCGCTGGCACGTGATGAGCCTCGCCGTACTGAACGAGGACAAGCTCGACGAGCTGCCGGAGCAGTACGCCGAGAACATGCGTCCCGGCGGCAAGTCCTGGGGCCCGGTCCGGGTGGCCATCGCCGCGCGGGAGCTGCACGGCGAGGAGGTCCTCGGCAAGCTGTACACCGCGCTCGGCACGCGCATCCACAACCGCGGCCAGGGCGTGACCGACGAGAGCATCGCGGGCGCCCTCGCGGACGTGGGCCTGCCCGCCGACCTCATCGAGTACGCGCGCAAGGACACCTACGACGCCGAGCTGCGCGCCTCCCACAAGGAGGGCATCGACAAGGTCGGCCAGGACGTCGGCACGCCCGTCATCGCCGTCCCCGGCGCCGACGGCGAGCAGATCGCCTTCTTCGGCCCGGTCGTCACCCCGGCCCCCAAGGGCGAGGCCGCGGCGAAGCTCTGGGACGGCACACTGCTCGTGGCGTCCACGCCGGGCTTCTACGAGATCAAGCGGACGCGGACGGCAGGGCCCGACTTCGCGTGA
- a CDS encoding superoxide dismutase: MAIYTLPELPYDYAALEPVINPQIVELHHDKHHAAYVKGANDTLEQLEEARDKETWGAINGLEKNLAFHLSGHILHSIYWHNMNSPKDGGGGEPLAADGVGDLADAITESFGSFAKFKAQLTKASATTQGSGWGVLAYEPLSGRLIVEQVYDHQGNIGQGSTPVLVFDAWEHAFYLQYKNQKVDFIEAMWQVVNWQDVAKRYAAAKERVNSLLLAP; this comes from the coding sequence ATGGCCATTTACACGCTTCCTGAACTTCCGTACGACTACGCGGCGCTCGAACCGGTCATCAACCCCCAGATCGTCGAGCTGCACCACGACAAGCACCACGCGGCGTACGTGAAGGGCGCGAACGACACCCTTGAGCAGCTGGAGGAGGCGCGCGACAAGGAAACGTGGGGCGCGATCAACGGCCTGGAGAAGAACCTGGCCTTCCACCTCTCCGGCCACATCCTGCACAGCATTTACTGGCACAACATGAACAGCCCCAAGGACGGTGGCGGCGGCGAGCCGCTGGCCGCCGACGGCGTCGGTGACCTGGCGGACGCGATCACCGAGTCCTTCGGCTCCTTCGCCAAGTTCAAGGCCCAGCTGACCAAGGCGTCGGCGACCACGCAGGGTTCCGGCTGGGGTGTGCTCGCCTACGAGCCGCTCAGCGGCCGCCTCATCGTCGAGCAGGTCTACGACCACCAGGGCAACATCGGCCAGGGTTCGACGCCGGTCCTGGTCTTCGACGCCTGGGAGCACGCCTTCTACCTGCAGTACAAGAACCAGAAGGTCGACTTCATCGAGGCCATGTGGCAGGTCGTCAACTGGCAGGACGTGGCCAAGCGTTACGCGGCCGCGAAGGAGCGGGTCAACAGCCTGCTGCTCGCCCCGTGA
- a CDS encoding TIGR03767 family metallophosphoesterase produces the protein MPRTRSVATATATAAAHAATATAHAARATATAATSLDRRAFLAVTGAVTLSAGIGYALGPGAGSGNAAPAGRATVPRSRQAPAAPLAPYRGGTTLLTAAAARGTSGYRRLGEGPAWGRVVRGDLAAAKPGREGRRTALAAFVQFTDLHLVDVQHPLRYEYLRAQTASAWRPQESLSVAGAVALVERVNSLRGAPATGAPLHCVVTTGDNTDNNSRGELDWFLKVMSGGRITPNTGDPRHYEGVQDSGLKLYWHPDDVLRDADKRLGFPRLHGFLDAAIREVNSPGLGLPWYSTVGNHDALPGGCWAPKDPYFTEFAVGGRKLMALDEQRGAALWKAVKKGRDPKGDHFKELLKSESRHMRNVTPDESRAPFTPAEYIRAHLDPVHKGRGPVGHGYTQENLAAATQYYSFRISDDVLGISLDTTDPGGHYEGSLGTGQLRWLERELAANERRAGGPSYVIVLSHHTSKTMRNLRHDPARPGEARHGGDEILALLGRHRSVLAWVNGHSHKNAITPHRTPHGSFWEVSTASHIDFPQLARVVEISDNHDGTVSLFTTLIESAAPHRTDFADLSQTGLAALYRELSFNAPGAKPTLGGEAGDRNTELILKKG, from the coding sequence ATGCCGCGCACACGCTCTGTCGCCACCGCAACCGCCACGGCCGCCGCCCACGCCGCCACCGCCACGGCCCACGCCGCCCGCGCGACGGCCACGGCCGCCACGTCCCTCGACCGCCGCGCGTTCCTCGCCGTCACCGGAGCGGTCACCCTCTCCGCGGGCATCGGCTACGCGCTCGGCCCCGGCGCGGGCTCGGGCAACGCCGCACCCGCCGGGCGCGCCACCGTACCGCGCTCCCGGCAGGCGCCCGCCGCACCCCTCGCGCCCTACCGGGGCGGCACCACCCTGCTCACCGCGGCCGCCGCGCGCGGCACCTCCGGCTACCGGCGGCTCGGTGAAGGGCCCGCCTGGGGGCGCGTGGTCCGCGGCGACCTGGCGGCCGCGAAGCCGGGGCGCGAGGGGCGCAGGACCGCGCTCGCCGCGTTCGTCCAGTTCACCGATCTGCACCTGGTCGACGTGCAACACCCGCTGCGCTACGAGTACTTGCGCGCGCAGACCGCGAGCGCCTGGCGCCCGCAGGAGTCCCTCTCGGTGGCCGGTGCCGTCGCCCTCGTCGAGCGCGTCAACTCGCTGCGCGGCGCGCCCGCCACCGGCGCGCCGCTGCACTGCGTCGTCACCACCGGCGACAACACCGACAACAACTCGCGCGGTGAACTGGACTGGTTCCTCAAGGTGATGAGCGGCGGCCGCATCACGCCCAACACCGGTGACCCGCGCCATTACGAAGGCGTCCAGGACAGCGGACTCAAGCTCTACTGGCACCCGGACGACGTCCTGCGCGACGCCGACAAACGCCTCGGCTTCCCGCGCCTGCACGGCTTCCTCGACGCCGCGATCCGCGAGGTCAACAGCCCGGGACTCGGTCTGCCCTGGTACTCCACGGTCGGCAACCACGACGCGCTGCCCGGCGGCTGCTGGGCGCCCAAGGACCCCTACTTCACCGAATTCGCCGTCGGCGGGCGGAAGTTGATGGCGCTGGACGAGCAGCGCGGCGCCGCCCTGTGGAAGGCCGTCAAGAAGGGTCGCGACCCCAAGGGCGACCACTTCAAGGAGCTGCTCAAGAGCGAGTCGCGGCACATGCGGAACGTCACGCCGGACGAGTCGCGGGCGCCCTTCACCCCGGCCGAGTACATACGGGCGCACCTGGACCCGGTCCACAAGGGCCGGGGCCCCGTCGGCCACGGCTACACGCAGGAGAACCTCGCGGCCGCCACCCAGTACTACTCCTTCCGCATCAGTGACGACGTGCTCGGCATCAGCCTGGACACCACCGACCCGGGCGGCCACTACGAGGGCTCGCTCGGAACCGGCCAACTCCGCTGGCTGGAAAGGGAACTGGCCGCCAACGAACGACGTGCGGGCGGCCCGTCGTACGTCATCGTCCTCAGCCACCACACCAGCAAGACCATGCGGAACCTCCGGCACGACCCCGCCAGGCCCGGCGAGGCCCGGCACGGCGGCGACGAGATCCTCGCGCTGCTCGGCCGTCACCGATCAGTTCTGGCCTGGGTCAACGGCCACAGCCACAAGAACGCCATCACGCCGCACCGGACCCCGCACGGCTCCTTCTGGGAGGTCTCCACGGCGTCCCACATCGACTTTCCGCAGCTCGCGCGGGTGGTGGAGATCAGCGACAACCACGACGGCACGGTCTCCCTCTTCACCACGCTCATCGAATCCGCCGCCCCGCACCGCACGGACTTCGCCGATCTCTCCCAGACGGGACTGGCCGCGCTGTATCGCGAGCTGTCCTTCAACGCCCCTGGCGCGAAGCCGACGTTGGGCGGCGAGGCGGGGGACAGGAACACGGAACTGATCCTCAAGAAGGGCTGA
- a CDS encoding serine hydrolase domain-containing protein, with translation MMPRRGMTGAAAALTVTLAAGALAAPASAATPRPGHGDHRHEATQGALDGIVAEGVPGVTAQVRDKYGSWNAASGVGDLRRGTPRGKHDSFRVGSITKTFVATVLLQLQAEGRIDLDDTVGKWLPGVVEGNEHDGDAITVRQILNQTSGIADYSRDDEFSRKVFSTEFFKHRYDTWTPEQLVKLAMRNKRVFEPGKGWGYSNTNYVVAGMIIKKVTGNAYGDEIERRVIEPLDLKATIAPGTRATMPRPSSRAYGKLPLDPEAKTYDVTELNPSFASSAGEVISDSADLNRFYSALLGGRLLPKEQLAEMKDTVSRGEDRGGRYGLGLIELTLPCKGTVKRTVWGHDGDLHGSSNLAVTTEDGSHSLALNMNGDWAGDADPVAEAEFCGK, from the coding sequence ATGATGCCGCGCAGAGGCATGACGGGCGCCGCGGCGGCGCTGACCGTGACGCTGGCGGCGGGCGCGCTCGCGGCCCCCGCGTCGGCCGCGACGCCGCGGCCCGGGCACGGCGACCACCGGCACGAGGCGACCCAGGGGGCGCTGGACGGCATCGTCGCGGAGGGCGTGCCCGGCGTGACCGCGCAGGTGCGCGACAAGTACGGCTCCTGGAACGCCGCTTCGGGCGTCGGCGACCTGAGACGGGGCACGCCGCGCGGCAAGCACGACAGCTTCCGGGTCGGCAGCATCACCAAGACGTTCGTGGCGACCGTGCTGCTGCAACTGCAGGCGGAGGGCCGGATCGATCTGGACGACACGGTGGGCAAGTGGCTGCCGGGCGTCGTCGAGGGGAACGAGCACGACGGGGACGCGATCACGGTCCGCCAGATCCTCAACCAGACCAGCGGGATCGCCGACTACTCCCGGGACGACGAGTTCTCCCGCAAGGTGTTCAGCACGGAGTTCTTCAAGCACCGCTACGACACCTGGACGCCCGAGCAGTTGGTGAAGCTCGCCATGCGCAACAAACGGGTCTTCGAGCCCGGCAAGGGCTGGGGCTACTCCAACACCAATTACGTCGTCGCCGGGATGATCATCAAGAAGGTGACGGGGAACGCGTACGGCGACGAGATCGAGCGGCGCGTCATCGAACCCCTCGACCTGAAGGCCACCATCGCCCCCGGCACCCGAGCCACCATGCCGCGGCCCAGCTCCCGTGCCTACGGCAAGCTCCCCCTGGACCCCGAGGCCAAGACGTACGACGTGACGGAGCTCAACCCGTCCTTCGCGAGCTCCGCGGGCGAGGTCATCTCCGACTCCGCCGACCTGAACCGCTTCTACTCGGCGCTCCTCGGCGGCCGCCTGCTGCCCAAGGAGCAGCTCGCCGAGATGAAGGACACGGTCTCCCGGGGCGAGGACCGCGGCGGCAGGTACGGGCTCGGCCTCATCGAGCTGACACTGCCCTGCAAGGGGACGGTCAAGCGGACGGTCTGGGGCCACGACGGCGACCTCCACGGCTCGTCGAACCTGGCGGTGACGACCGAGGACGGCAGCCACTCGCTGGCGCTCAACATGAACGGCGACTGGGCGGGCGACGCCGACCCCGTGGCCGAGGCGGAGTTCTGCGGCAAGTAG
- a CDS encoding NUDIX hydrolase translates to MQKELRVAAYAVCVRDGQVLLARWVAGDGSKRWTLPGGGMDHGEDPYDTVIREADEETGYVVEPVALLGIDSLRRRYPRRLGAVADFHGLRIVYEGRITGGTLRHETDGSTDLAAWHPLESVPDLDRVGLVDIGLELWRARPADGHGGHAAEPGR, encoded by the coding sequence GTGCAGAAAGAGCTCCGGGTGGCGGCCTACGCCGTATGCGTACGCGACGGGCAGGTGCTGCTGGCCCGCTGGGTCGCAGGCGACGGCAGCAAACGGTGGACGCTGCCCGGCGGCGGCATGGACCACGGTGAGGATCCCTACGACACCGTGATCCGCGAGGCCGACGAGGAGACCGGCTACGTGGTCGAGCCGGTCGCCCTCCTCGGCATCGACTCGCTGCGTCGCCGCTACCCCCGCAGGCTCGGCGCCGTCGCCGACTTCCACGGCCTGCGCATCGTGTACGAGGGCCGGATCACCGGCGGCACCCTGCGCCACGAGACGGACGGCTCCACCGACCTCGCCGCCTGGCACCCCCTGGAGTCCGTGCCGGACCTCGACCGCGTCGGACTCGTCGACATCGGCCTCGAACTGTGGCGCGCACGCCCCGCCGACGGCCACGGCGGCCACGCCGCGGAACCCGGCCGCTGA